Within the Gossypium raimondii isolate GPD5lz chromosome 12, ASM2569854v1, whole genome shotgun sequence genome, the region taattacttttTGGAAACTGTTGGAGGGCCTTAAATCTTAACAGCATGTttaatacacccctaatcggtgggtCCCACCTAATCCCTCTCTATTCTGTCGTTTGGTACAATGTATTGCTAATACGCGTGTAATCCATTACTTTCCTAATCGGTGAAAACCAGCGATTTCTATCCCTCCTCTTTTGCCCAGATTAGCTACCGCTTCAGCAAACCgtccctgttttaccctcccccgatcccctttgtttctcttctgTTCCTTCTAGCTTCATCCGATTTATTTCCttgtttctttgcttttcttttttgccGATTTGCTCCcagtttattttctttgcatTTGTAACATGGGCATTTCCTTCCTTAGCTGTGAAACTGAAAAGTCTCTCTTACTTTCTCTCCCTCCCTCGAGTATCTTCTCTTCGCAGGCAAACAAACATagctcaatttcttttcttattccGAGTCTTGGTTATCAGGTAAGGCATATTCTCTTTTCTCCATTTCAGAAGCTTTAGAACAACagccttttcttttctttaattcagaatcttgattttattttgagaCTATTCCAattccctttcttttctttttaatgatgaTTTACAACTGGGTTTTTTGTGAAACTGAAGGAACGGTGGTGGGTGTATTCTTTTTCTTATGctgaaattttagggttttgttctCAATTTCAAGAATTTCTTTGATTTATCATTGTGTTTCTGGGTTTTGGATTAACAAGTTGATAAAGTGAACTAAACTCGGTAGGTTTCAAGATGAGATTGTCGATGGACCTTATCATGAAAACTGGAAATactttatatttgataaatataatagaGGGGACTGAAGTATATACACAATTGagcttatatatattattgtttttttttctttgttctctTTTATCATATTGTTGATTGTTTTCTTGTCTTCTGCTTATAATAGCTAAGCGCTTCTTGTGGATTGTGAAGTGTGATATTTGTTTTTGGCTCTGTTGATGgttaaattattctttattcACGCAAAAGAGGAGCCTAGCCAACTACAATAAAAGCATCTGCGAAACTGATAGTAATCACAATAGAGAAGTATTCTGGATAAGTAATCACTACACTCAAACCCCAGTTGCAAGCAAGCATCTTGTTGGTATCATCCCTTTCAACTGTGGAGTCTTAGTCAAACTGCCTCtatgattttattaagaatAACTGAAAAAGTATTAATCTTCTTGCCATGAAGCCTAGAATTCCTCTCCACCAATAACTGAAGAAGTGTGATATTTGTTATTCCTTGATCAGAATTGTTCTTAAGATTATATCTAGGCTTTTGTTTCTTTGCATTTGGTTGTAGAACTCATGTCAGACATGAGTCAGGACATGATACACACACACATAAGGATTGACATATGCTTGCCAAAAACTTTCGACAGGTTGTGTCAGTCGATGTAAGGTTAAGGGAACtcatatatttctatttttgcaattttcagGTGGAGGTAAGATTAAGGGAAGGAAGGGCTGTCAACATTCACATGTTTTGTGCTCGCAGGCCAGGTCTCTTGCTCTCCACCATGAGAGCTCTAGACAACCTTGGATTGGACATACAACAAGCTGTAATCAGCTGTTTTAATGGGTTTGCACTGGATGTTTTCCGAGCTGAGGTgcccttcttttttctcttcatcTACTTCGTTGATTtccatttaaaatcaattttaatttgcaCATCTATCCAACAGATTTCAACTAAAATCTGTCTAACAATTTTTTATGAATGCGATTTCTTTCAAAGTCTAGCCAACTCTAGTGCAAAAAATAAAGCCATATAGAAAGCTATTTCTTCTGTTTAACACTTAAAACTACAAATGAAATGAGCCTTTATTGAAGAAATTCAGTTATTTTCTGTGCATCTTTGCTACACAGAACTGCTGTTGAAAAGAGCAGTTCAGTAAAAGGCAAGTTCAAATAATGGTATAGACCATGAGTCAGAAACCCTGAAATTGATGACTCTCTTCCCATTGTCCTTTTGTATATGAATAGCAGACTGGCTAGTTGCACTAGTTTGCACATAGATTAAAGTAAGAATCCTTGTTTAGTGGGATATATCCTAGgcaattttttctttctgctCATACCTCTGAAGGTCAACTATGATGCTAATGGTTAATAATTGTTGATCTTTAGATCACTGAATTACTTGTGAGATGAATTTGTTAGGTATTTACTGCAAGTGATGAACAGAATTTATCGTGAGGTGTGTTTTCCTTAAAGTTTAGTTTCGGATCTGGTGATGCTGAACAAAGACAATATGAAAATTGGGAAATTGGAGCTATGCGAGTACCACAATTGTAGCTTTGTTAAACAAGCATTACAGTACCAGCTAATCTGGAAGTCTGCATATCatctaaaaaatagaaaagttgtaaGGTGTTTGGTTTGTTGGTGGATATTAATATTTGGATGAAGAATTCAGtaattttgatttggtgtttGACAAATGACAGCAATGCAGGGAAGGCCAGGATGTATTGCCTGAGCAAATCAAAGCAGTACTTTTGGATTCAGCAGGGTTCCGTGGGATAATGTGAGGGTGAATGGTTGGCCTATTATGATGGTATTGGTATGAACAGAGGCAATAGTAAATGTTGATGTAAAGTAATTAGTTGCTTCTCATCCCAGTGGTGAAGCAAATTTTACAAGGTAGTGAGCTTTGTAGGTAGCGCAAGCAAGTAGGCAAACAATTGATTTCTTAGTTATTGTATCACTTGAGAATGAAGTTGATTCTGATGgaggtttttatttattatatttattttcttttttcttttgggttaATATTCATACACCATACTCAAATCACACATGCATACACAGGGGAGTATAGatctattaataaattaaggGTGTGTTTGTACAaaaaattccagatcatccaattcaaatgatcgttttctttagtttaccttctgttgcgcgattggaatgggtcagaagatttctttctgaccattaaaaatcaaagttcaaactttttgatgttgtaaaactatataacatatggattatgatgtagaatttcattttcatctaaccttttcttaatataagttaattatgtttatgcgaatataattctcaagttatattttgattttagtaaattcatataagaacattttattattaagaattttatgaaattttatatcattattaaattatatttaatattaattattttaaattgtataaattcatataagaaaattattatcaataattttatgaaattatatattattattaaattatatgtaataataattattttaaattatacaaattcatataagataatttattagttataattattttaaattttataaaatcatatattttaattaaaatatatttaatattaatc harbors:
- the LOC105763445 gene encoding transcription factor SCREAM2 isoform X1, which translates into the protein MGISFLSCETEKSLLLSLPPSSIFSSQANKHSSISFLIPSLGYQVEVRLREGRAVNIHMFCARRPGLLLSTMRALDNLGLDIQQAVISCFNGFALDVFRAEQCREGQDVLPEQIKAVLLDSAGFRGIM
- the LOC105763445 gene encoding transcription factor SCREAM2 isoform X2 → MGISFLSCETEKSLLLSLPPSSIFSSQANKHSSISFLIPSLGYQVEVRLREGRAVNIHMFCARRPGLLLSTMRALDNLGLDIQQAVISCFNGFALDVFRAEVFTASDEQNLS
- the LOC105763445 gene encoding transcription factor SCREAM2 isoform X3, whose protein sequence is MGISFLSCETEKSLLLSLPPSSIFSSQANKHSSISFLIPSLGYQVEVRLREGRAVNIHMFCARRPGLLLSTMRALDNLGLDIQQAVISCFNGFALDVFRAEGRPGCIA